The following are encoded in a window of Tessaracoccus flavescens genomic DNA:
- a CDS encoding ABC transporter ATP-binding protein, which translates to MTESKTFTGENPALKFDNLDVKFKTEFGTVHAVKGLTLSVEPGEVMALVGESGSGKSVTATTALGLLPKTARITGETVVDNKVVGDLSGRELRAIRGRRVAMVFQEPMTALNPVIKIGEQLTESMEVHGIAFGREAWARAIDLLAAVGIPAPERRVNQFPHELSGGMRQRVVIAMALACDPEVIIADEPTTALDVTVQADILDLLRSLKDKLNTGILLITHNMGVVADMADNVAVMFKGNVVERGPVNEVLLNPQHPYTKKLLAAVPHLGEGPGQFGAAPAPVAEGAETALSVNNLVVEYKRSGKKPFRAVDDVSFDVKRGEIVGLVGESGSGKSTIGRALLGLIPSHSGEVSVLGEDLLSIKGPQLKALRKRIGVIFQDPAASLNPRFPIGDVISEPLSVHKVGSPKERQARVHELLEAVQLPRSAYNRYPHELSGGQRQRVSIARALALRPEILIADEPTSALDVSVQASVLGMFTELQREFGFACLFISHDLAVIDALAHRVVVMQYGKIVERGTRDEVLLNPQEEYTRRLLAAAPVPNPIEQKVRREERHALLKSLGDEVVELDTRELQQ; encoded by the coding sequence ATGACTGAATCCAAGACGTTCACCGGGGAGAACCCGGCGCTCAAGTTCGACAACCTCGACGTCAAGTTCAAGACCGAGTTCGGCACCGTCCACGCCGTGAAGGGCCTGACGCTCAGCGTCGAGCCCGGCGAGGTGATGGCGCTGGTAGGCGAGTCCGGTTCCGGCAAGTCCGTCACCGCGACCACCGCGCTCGGTCTGCTGCCGAAGACCGCGCGGATCACGGGCGAGACCGTCGTCGACAACAAGGTGGTCGGAGACCTCAGCGGGCGCGAGCTCCGCGCCATCCGCGGCCGCCGCGTCGCGATGGTGTTCCAGGAGCCCATGACGGCGCTGAACCCCGTGATCAAGATCGGCGAGCAGCTCACCGAGTCGATGGAGGTGCACGGCATCGCGTTCGGTCGGGAGGCCTGGGCGCGCGCCATCGACCTGCTGGCGGCCGTCGGCATCCCGGCACCCGAGCGCCGCGTGAACCAGTTCCCGCATGAGCTCTCCGGCGGCATGCGTCAGCGCGTCGTGATCGCCATGGCGCTGGCGTGCGATCCCGAGGTGATCATCGCCGACGAGCCGACCACCGCCCTCGACGTGACCGTGCAGGCCGACATCCTCGACCTGCTGCGCTCGCTGAAGGACAAGCTCAACACCGGCATCCTCCTGATCACCCACAACATGGGTGTCGTCGCCGACATGGCAGACAACGTCGCGGTGATGTTCAAGGGCAATGTCGTTGAGCGTGGGCCCGTCAACGAGGTGCTGCTCAACCCGCAGCACCCCTACACCAAGAAGCTGCTCGCGGCCGTTCCCCACCTGGGCGAGGGCCCCGGCCAGTTCGGCGCGGCGCCCGCACCCGTCGCCGAGGGCGCCGAGACGGCGCTGAGCGTCAACAACCTGGTCGTCGAGTACAAGCGTTCGGGCAAGAAGCCCTTCCGCGCGGTCGACGACGTCAGCTTCGACGTGAAGCGCGGCGAGATCGTCGGTCTCGTGGGCGAGTCCGGCTCCGGCAAGTCGACCATCGGTCGCGCGCTGCTCGGCCTGATCCCTTCGCACAGCGGCGAGGTCAGCGTCCTCGGCGAGGACCTGCTCTCGATCAAGGGTCCCCAGCTCAAGGCGCTGCGCAAGCGCATCGGCGTGATCTTTCAGGATCCGGCCGCCTCGCTGAACCCGCGCTTCCCGATCGGTGACGTGATCTCCGAGCCGCTCAGCGTGCACAAGGTCGGCTCCCCGAAGGAGCGCCAGGCCCGCGTGCACGAACTGCTGGAGGCCGTGCAGCTTCCCCGCAGCGCGTACAACCGCTACCCGCACGAGCTCTCCGGCGGCCAGCGTCAGCGCGTCTCGATCGCCCGTGCGCTCGCCCTGCGGCCCGAGATCCTGATCGCCGACGAGCCCACCTCGGCGCTCGACGTGTCGGTGCAGGCCTCGGTGCTCGGCATGTTCACCGAGCTGCAGCGCGAGTTCGGCTTCGCGTGTCTGTTCATCTCGCACGACCTCGCCGTCATCGACGCCCTCGCGCACCGCGTCGTCGTCATGCAGTACGGCAAGATCGTCGAGCGGGGCACCCGCGACGAGGTCCTGCTCAACCCGCAGGAGGAGTACACCCGCCGCCTGCTGGCAGCGGCACCCGTGCCGAACCCGATCGAGCAGAAGGTGCGCCGCGAGGAGCGCCACGCCCTGCTCAAGTCGCTGGGCGACGAGGTCGTGGAGCTCGACACCCGTGAACTGCAGCAGTAG
- a CDS encoding endonuclease/exonuclease/phosphatase family protein: protein MPGVVAAAALLVLDLFPALHALSRYAIYAATFIPFLWLPSLVAILGVGLVLRGWWRGAALALLLVAFVAWGVPVLPRNQGVDISAAPVEVGLQVLSLNVEYGGADVRAIRDQVTPSVDALAFQEYTSSFDTRLREAGILDEFPHRHGTVREDAGGTMILSRTPVTPVRQAEGTRFDNFVVSITDEGDQWQVGVIHSTPPQLGAEAWAVDGAAVNAMALADTSGPVLLVGDFNAIDEHLTMRELTAAGEFRNTMDRESIFGGLELWQPTWPMGGRWPPFARIDHALHSRSVAAWVSHVEIPGTDHAGMIVTTAKPS, encoded by the coding sequence GTGCCCGGCGTTGTCGCTGCCGCGGCGCTGCTCGTCCTCGATCTGTTTCCAGCGCTGCACGCGCTGTCGCGCTACGCCATCTACGCCGCGACGTTCATCCCGTTCCTGTGGCTGCCTTCCCTCGTGGCGATCCTCGGCGTGGGGCTCGTGCTCCGCGGCTGGTGGAGGGGCGCGGCTCTCGCCCTGCTCCTGGTGGCCTTCGTGGCCTGGGGGGTGCCGGTGCTTCCGCGCAACCAGGGCGTCGACATCTCCGCGGCCCCGGTCGAGGTGGGCCTGCAGGTACTCAGCCTCAACGTGGAGTACGGCGGCGCGGACGTGCGTGCCATCCGTGACCAGGTCACCCCGAGCGTCGATGCGCTCGCGTTCCAGGAGTACACCTCGTCCTTCGACACGCGGCTGCGCGAGGCAGGCATCCTCGACGAGTTTCCGCACCGCCACGGCACCGTCCGCGAGGACGCCGGGGGCACGATGATCCTGTCGAGGACGCCCGTCACCCCCGTCCGCCAGGCGGAGGGGACCAGGTTCGACAACTTCGTCGTCAGCATCACCGACGAAGGCGACCAGTGGCAGGTCGGCGTGATCCACTCCACGCCACCCCAGCTCGGCGCCGAGGCGTGGGCCGTCGACGGCGCCGCCGTCAACGCGATGGCCCTGGCGGACACCTCTGGTCCTGTGCTGCTGGTGGGCGACTTCAACGCCATCGACGAGCACCTCACCATGCGCGAACTGACCGCTGCGGGCGAGTTCCGCAACACCATGGACCGGGAGTCGATCTTCGGAGGGCTGGAGCTCTGGCAGCCCACCTGGCCGATGGGCGGCCGGTGGCCTCCCTTCGCGCGGATCGACCACGCCCTCCACTCGCGCTCCGTGGCGGCGTGGGTCAGCCACGTCGAGATCCCCGGGACCGACCACGCCGGGATGATCGTCACGACCGCGAAGCCAAGCTGA
- a CDS encoding class I SAM-dependent methyltransferase: MGSMRGDGAALEAAMAEADPTSLGAGERLRRVFGPEEAAWALGQVALRRKAVSKFPRAAEMLFTRDGLEQASRAPVAAWRAARFAEAGVREVWDLGCGIGADAMAFAEAGLRVVGVDADPATVEVAAHNLALVGGEARLGLAEEAELPEGAAVFLDPARRTTTGRTWNVADFTPPWQFVLDQLASDRFVCVKLGPGVPKELIPDGVRAGWLSERGDVVEATLWNRLPASTEAVVLPHELVAPDRPRELETRPVGRYLIEPDGAVIRAGLITEIAPGSPLWLLDPHTAYLSSDDPVDSPFGTTFEVDEVLPFDVRVLRRWVADRGVGTLEIKKRAIDVDPAALRRQLKPKGKASATIILARTVEGTKALIAHRIR, encoded by the coding sequence ATGGGGAGCATGCGGGGTGACGGCGCGGCGCTCGAGGCGGCCATGGCGGAGGCCGACCCGACCTCGCTGGGCGCCGGTGAGCGGCTGCGCCGGGTCTTCGGACCGGAGGAGGCGGCCTGGGCGCTCGGCCAGGTGGCGCTGCGCAGGAAGGCCGTCTCCAAGTTCCCAAGGGCCGCCGAGATGCTCTTCACGCGTGACGGCCTCGAACAGGCGAGCCGCGCACCGGTGGCCGCCTGGCGCGCCGCGCGGTTCGCCGAGGCGGGGGTGAGGGAGGTCTGGGATCTCGGCTGCGGGATCGGTGCCGACGCCATGGCCTTCGCCGAGGCGGGGCTGAGGGTCGTCGGCGTCGACGCCGACCCGGCGACGGTCGAGGTCGCCGCGCACAATCTCGCCCTCGTCGGTGGGGAGGCGCGGCTCGGCCTGGCGGAGGAGGCTGAGCTGCCTGAGGGCGCGGCGGTCTTCCTCGACCCCGCACGCCGGACCACGACCGGTCGCACGTGGAATGTCGCCGACTTCACCCCGCCGTGGCAGTTCGTGCTCGACCAGCTCGCCTCCGACCGGTTCGTCTGTGTGAAGCTCGGCCCCGGCGTGCCGAAGGAGCTCATCCCCGACGGCGTGCGCGCCGGCTGGCTCAGCGAGCGCGGCGACGTCGTCGAGGCGACGCTCTGGAACCGGTTGCCCGCATCGACCGAGGCGGTGGTGCTGCCACACGAACTCGTCGCCCCCGACCGGCCGCGCGAGCTGGAGACGCGGCCCGTCGGCCGCTACCTGATCGAGCCGGACGGCGCCGTCATCCGGGCGGGCCTGATCACCGAGATCGCCCCCGGGTCGCCGCTGTGGCTGCTCGACCCGCACACCGCCTACCTTTCCTCCGACGATCCGGTCGACAGCCCGTTCGGCACCACCTTCGAGGTCGACGAGGTGCTCCCGTTCGACGTGCGCGTGCTGCGCCGCTGGGTGGCCGACCGCGGCGTCGGCACCCTGGAGATCAAGAAGCGCGCCATCGACGTCGACCCTGCGGCGCTGCGCAGGCAGCTGAAACCGAAGGGAAAGGCGTCGGCGACGATCATCCTTGCCCGCACCGTCGAGGGGACAAAGGCGCTCATCGCCCACCGGATCCGCTGA
- a CDS encoding NUDIX hydrolase: protein MPFSPELTTLAYVTDPTRTKVLLVHRTARDSDEQLGKYNGLGGKVERDEDIVEAMRRELREEAGIEATGLTLRGTVAWPGFNGRDVFGFVFLVTAFEGDVPEGNEEGTLAWHDIATMMELPMWDGDRHFLPLVFDESIGQFHGVIPYDGGHSTGWQVSTTGSH, encoded by the coding sequence ATGCCGTTCTCGCCCGAACTCACCACCCTCGCCTACGTCACCGACCCGACGCGCACCAAGGTGCTGCTCGTGCACAGGACCGCCCGCGACAGCGATGAGCAGCTCGGCAAGTACAACGGACTCGGCGGAAAGGTCGAACGCGACGAGGACATCGTCGAGGCGATGCGCCGCGAGCTGCGCGAGGAGGCGGGCATCGAGGCGACCGGCCTCACGCTGCGCGGCACCGTCGCCTGGCCCGGCTTCAACGGCCGCGACGTGTTCGGGTTCGTGTTCCTCGTCACCGCCTTCGAGGGCGACGTGCCGGAGGGCAACGAGGAGGGCACGCTCGCCTGGCACGACATCGCCACCATGATGGAGCTGCCCATGTGGGACGGCGACCGCCACTTCCTCCCGCTCGTCTTCGACGAGTCGATCGGGCAGTTCCACGGCGTCATCCCCTACGACGGCGGGCACAGCACCGGGTGGCAGGTCAGCACCACCGGCAGCCACTAG
- a CDS encoding LamB/YcsF family protein — MMRIDLNADVGESFGRWRLGDDEAILDVVTSANVACGFHAGDPLTLSRTVASAVERGVSIGAQVSYRDLAGFGRRFLDASADELSADVLYQIGGLDGICRRIGTRVGYVKPHGALYNAIVHHEAQASAVVAAVVAYDPGLAVVGLPGSVFLQLAEAAGLRVIREGFADRRYLPDGTLQPRREEGSVLTTAAEVSDQASRLTRGTVVAADGSQIPMSVDSICVHGDTEQAHELALAVREPLEAEGVEFRSFVP; from the coding sequence ATCATGCGCATCGATCTCAATGCCGACGTCGGCGAGTCGTTCGGACGCTGGAGGCTCGGCGACGACGAGGCGATCCTCGACGTGGTCACCAGCGCGAACGTCGCCTGCGGCTTCCACGCGGGCGATCCGCTCACGCTCTCACGCACGGTCGCGAGCGCGGTCGAACGGGGAGTCAGCATCGGCGCGCAGGTGAGCTACCGCGACCTCGCCGGGTTCGGGCGCCGGTTCCTCGACGCCTCCGCCGACGAGCTGAGCGCCGATGTGCTCTATCAGATCGGCGGACTCGACGGCATCTGCCGACGCATCGGGACCCGGGTGGGCTACGTCAAGCCGCACGGCGCCCTGTACAACGCGATCGTGCACCACGAGGCGCAGGCGTCGGCCGTGGTCGCCGCCGTCGTCGCCTACGATCCGGGCCTCGCGGTGGTCGGGCTGCCCGGCTCGGTGTTCCTGCAGCTCGCCGAGGCGGCCGGCCTGCGGGTGATCAGGGAGGGCTTCGCCGACCGCCGCTACCTGCCGGACGGCACGCTGCAGCCACGGCGCGAGGAGGGCTCCGTGCTCACCACCGCGGCTGAGGTGTCCGACCAGGCGAGCCGGCTCACGAGGGGAACGGTCGTCGCCGCCGACGGGTCACAGATCCCGATGAGCGTCGACTCCATCTGCGTCCACGGCGACACGGAGCAGGCCCACGAGCTGGCCCTTGCCGTGCGCGAGCCGCTCGAGGCCGAGGGCGTGGAGTTCCGGTCGTTCGTGCCGTGA
- a CDS encoding carboxyltransferase domain-containing protein — protein sequence MRLLPCGERALLIEVASLDEVLALETSLRGLAEAGRGAWGEVVDVVPAARTVLVTGPPADLLRRLVEAALGSSELSSVASPPVREVVIPVRYDGPDLEDVADLTGLTVDQVVAAHTGTPWRVAFGGFAPGFAYLVGGDPRLRVPRRGSPRTRVPAGSVGLADEFSGVYPTSSPGGWQVIGESDVALFDPSARKPALLTPGTRVRFEATDAPPTAISRGVPAAQTTSARALLVEETLLPILIEDEGRPGLAAVGVGASGAANLGAYRLGARLVGNRDGEAALELAMGRADLIAVGDLTLALTGSPCLVTVDGRAVSAGIAFTAPDGARIRIGAPADGLRSYLSVRGGIDVPEVLGSRSRDTLGSLGPEPAVAGARLPVAEASGPWLPVIDWTPLSVEPVDLVELRYLPGPRDDWVEGMDGSEWSVGSAVDRIGARLTGEPLRRREGELPSEPVVRGAIQVPPSGEPVLFLADHPVTGGYPVAGVLTAQAADSAAQLGPGQRCRLVAVRLRAPTAG from the coding sequence GTGAGGCTGCTTCCCTGCGGGGAGCGGGCCCTGCTGATCGAGGTCGCCTCGCTCGACGAGGTGCTGGCCTTGGAGACCTCCCTCCGCGGGCTCGCCGAAGCCGGTCGCGGCGCCTGGGGTGAGGTCGTCGACGTGGTGCCTGCCGCGCGGACCGTGCTCGTGACGGGGCCGCCCGCCGACCTGCTCAGGCGGCTGGTCGAGGCCGCGCTCGGCTCCTCGGAGCTCTCGAGCGTCGCGTCGCCGCCCGTGCGCGAGGTGGTCATCCCCGTTCGCTACGACGGCCCCGACCTCGAGGACGTGGCCGACCTGACGGGCCTGACGGTGGACCAGGTGGTGGCCGCGCACACCGGGACCCCGTGGCGTGTCGCCTTCGGAGGGTTCGCCCCCGGCTTCGCCTACCTCGTCGGCGGCGACCCACGGCTGCGCGTCCCGCGCCGTGGCTCCCCGCGCACCCGCGTGCCTGCGGGCTCCGTCGGTCTGGCAGACGAGTTCAGCGGCGTCTATCCGACCTCCTCCCCGGGTGGGTGGCAGGTGATCGGGGAGAGCGACGTCGCCCTGTTCGACCCGTCCGCGCGCAAGCCAGCGCTGCTCACCCCAGGTACCCGGGTCCGGTTCGAGGCGACCGACGCCCCGCCGACCGCCATCTCCCGCGGAGTACCTGCCGCCCAGACGACCTCGGCGCGCGCACTGCTCGTGGAGGAGACGCTGCTGCCGATCCTGATCGAGGACGAGGGCAGGCCGGGGCTGGCAGCCGTCGGGGTCGGCGCCTCTGGCGCGGCCAACCTCGGTGCCTACCGGCTGGGGGCGAGGCTGGTCGGCAACCGCGACGGTGAGGCGGCGCTCGAACTGGCCATGGGCCGGGCGGACCTGATCGCGGTCGGCGATCTGACACTCGCCCTGACCGGCAGCCCCTGCCTCGTCACCGTCGACGGCCGCGCGGTGTCCGCGGGCATCGCCTTCACCGCCCCGGACGGCGCGAGGATCCGGATCGGCGCCCCCGCAGACGGGTTGAGGTCCTATCTGTCCGTGCGGGGCGGGATCGACGTGCCCGAAGTGCTCGGCTCGCGCTCCCGCGACACCCTCGGATCCCTCGGCCCGGAGCCGGCGGTGGCAGGAGCGCGCCTCCCCGTCGCGGAGGCGTCGGGGCCGTGGCTGCCGGTGATCGACTGGACGCCGCTCAGCGTCGAGCCGGTGGACCTGGTCGAGCTGCGCTACCTTCCCGGCCCGCGTGACGACTGGGTCGAGGGGATGGACGGATCCGAGTGGAGCGTCGGCTCCGCGGTCGACCGGATCGGCGCGCGGCTGACCGGAGAGCCCCTTCGCAGGCGCGAGGGTGAACTGCCGAGCGAGCCGGTGGTGCGGGGCGCCATCCAGGTCCCGCCGTCTGGGGAGCCGGTGCTCTTCCTCGCCGACCACCCGGTCACCGGGGGATATCCGGTGGCAGGGGTGCTGACGGCTCAGGCGGCTGACAGCGCAGCCCAGCTCGGGCCGGGGCAGCGCTGTCGACTCGTCGCGGTGCGGCTCAGAGCACCGACTGCCGGTTGA
- a CDS encoding suppressor of fused domain protein, with amino-acid sequence MGWFSKRKKHDDNATRAADAPGQAAEEEVEEDDPRWEQWAEARNAYWNGIGTLDDQVVAHLVSPEFMGAPPWPTTRQSYVITRTDDTVILATDGMTDPFRDDSGPANGFGAEVYLESPALVGANFNTIAGSWELGALQNFAANVADLGGITGHLEQYGVVSMELPAPEGVPEHLFTPQGTIGILIGIEAPGRSAEVTLAPGEEIRMIPITLITPAETAYIVSGGGAARGELVEKLAEAGVGVVSDVNRQSVL; translated from the coding sequence ATGGGTTGGTTCAGCAAGCGGAAGAAGCACGACGACAATGCCACTCGGGCAGCCGATGCGCCCGGGCAGGCCGCCGAGGAGGAGGTCGAGGAGGACGATCCGCGCTGGGAGCAGTGGGCCGAGGCCCGCAACGCTTACTGGAACGGGATCGGGACGCTCGACGACCAGGTGGTCGCGCACCTCGTCAGCCCGGAGTTCATGGGCGCCCCGCCGTGGCCGACCACGCGACAGTCCTATGTCATCACCCGCACCGACGACACGGTCATCCTCGCCACCGACGGCATGACCGACCCGTTCCGCGACGACTCCGGCCCGGCCAACGGGTTCGGGGCCGAGGTCTACCTCGAGTCCCCCGCGCTGGTGGGTGCGAACTTCAACACCATCGCGGGGAGTTGGGAGCTGGGCGCCCTGCAGAACTTCGCGGCGAACGTCGCCGACCTCGGCGGCATCACAGGTCACCTGGAGCAGTACGGGGTCGTCTCGATGGAGCTGCCCGCGCCTGAGGGGGTGCCGGAGCACCTGTTCACCCCGCAGGGCACGATCGGCATCCTGATCGGGATCGAGGCGCCCGGCCGCTCTGCGGAGGTCACCCTCGCTCCCGGTGAGGAGATCCGGATGATCCCGATCACGCTGATCACCCCCGCCGAGACGGCCTACATCGTCTCGGGAGGCGGTGCCGCCCGAGGTGAACTCGTGGAGAAGCTTGCCGAGGCCGGCGTCGGGGTCGTCTCGGACGTCAACCGGCAGTCGGTGCTCTGA
- a CDS encoding DUF3788 family protein encodes MNDIPALQNRDLPPTADLIEDALGDTCPIWERFLKALEDPDLRVTVSWRWYVDGGWLGKVMRGTRNFAWLSLWVGVGRVTVYFPEAHRALLVDLDLSETLRARTLHQPPVGTSVPVSIDLRTDADLDDALTVLRQKLTLC; translated from the coding sequence ATGAACGACATTCCTGCGCTGCAGAACCGTGATCTTCCCCCGACAGCTGACCTGATCGAGGACGCCCTCGGCGACACCTGTCCGATCTGGGAGCGCTTCCTCAAGGCACTGGAGGACCCCGACCTCCGCGTCACCGTGAGCTGGCGCTGGTACGTGGACGGCGGCTGGCTCGGGAAGGTGATGCGAGGGACGCGGAACTTCGCCTGGCTCTCGCTCTGGGTCGGCGTCGGGCGCGTCACCGTCTACTTCCCGGAGGCGCATCGGGCCCTGCTTGTCGACCTGGACCTCAGCGAGACGCTGCGCGCCCGCACGCTTCACCAGCCACCCGTAGGCACCTCGGTCCCTGTCTCCATCGACCTGCGCACCGACGCAGACCTCGACGACGCCCTGACCGTCCTGCGCCAGAAGCTCACCCTGTGCTGA
- the groES gene encoding co-chaperone GroES: protein MATMIKPLEDRILIQPLEAVQTTASGLVIPDTAKEKPQEGKVIATGPGRIDDKGNRIPLDVAEGDVVIFSKYGGTEVKYDGQEYLLLNARDILAVVSK from the coding sequence GTGGCAACCATGATCAAGCCGCTCGAGGACCGCATCCTCATCCAGCCCCTCGAGGCCGTTCAGACCACCGCCTCCGGGCTCGTCATCCCCGACACGGCCAAGGAGAAGCCCCAGGAGGGCAAGGTCATCGCGACCGGCCCCGGCCGCATCGACGACAAGGGCAACCGCATCCCGCTCGACGTCGCCGAGGGCGATGTCGTGATCTTCTCGAAGTACGGCGGCACCGAGGTCAAGTACGACGGCCAGGAGTACCTCCTGCTGAACGCCCGCGACATCCTCGCCGTCGTCAGCAAGTAA
- the groL gene encoding chaperonin GroEL (60 kDa chaperone family; promotes refolding of misfolded polypeptides especially under stressful conditions; forms two stacked rings of heptamers to form a barrel-shaped 14mer; ends can be capped by GroES; misfolded proteins enter the barrel where they are refolded when GroES binds) — protein sequence MAKTLAFNEDARRALERGVDVLANTVKVTLGPKGRYVVLDQKWGAPTITNDGVTVAKEVELDDPYEDLGAQLAKEVATKTNDVAGDGTTTATVLAQAMVHSGMRAVAAGANPVGLKRGIDKAVEAVVAKLHEISRPVDTTADMSSVATISSRDEQIGELIAEAFDKVGKDGVITVDESNTFGTELEFTEGMQFDKGYLSPYFVTDADRMEAVLDDPYILIHSGKISSMNELLPLLEKVIAARGTLFIVAEDVDGEALSTLVVNKIKGTFTSVAVKAPAFGDRRKAMLEDIATLTGGQVVAPEVGLKLDQVGLEVLGRARRVVVTKDNTTIVDGAGESDEVAARVAQLRAEIERTDSDWDREKLQERVAKLAGGVCVIKVGAATEVELKEKKHRIEDAVSATRAAIEEGIVAGGGSALIHAGAVLKDGLGLEGDEAAGVQVVAKSVVEPLRWIAENGGQAGYVITTKVAEMEVGHGYNAKIDEYQNLIENGVIDPVKVTRSALANAASIASLLLTTETLVVDKREDDDDK from the coding sequence ATGGCAAAGACTCTCGCTTTCAACGAGGACGCACGCCGCGCGCTTGAGCGCGGTGTCGACGTCCTCGCCAACACCGTCAAGGTGACGCTCGGCCCCAAGGGCCGCTACGTCGTCCTCGACCAGAAGTGGGGCGCGCCGACCATCACCAACGACGGTGTCACCGTCGCCAAGGAGGTCGAGCTCGACGATCCCTACGAGGATCTCGGCGCCCAGCTGGCCAAGGAGGTCGCCACCAAGACCAACGACGTCGCAGGTGACGGCACCACCACCGCAACCGTCCTGGCCCAGGCCATGGTCCACTCGGGCATGCGCGCCGTGGCAGCCGGGGCGAACCCGGTCGGCCTCAAGCGCGGCATCGACAAGGCCGTTGAGGCCGTCGTCGCCAAGCTGCACGAGATCTCCCGTCCGGTCGACACCACCGCAGACATGTCGTCGGTCGCCACGATCTCCTCGCGTGACGAGCAGATCGGCGAGCTGATCGCCGAGGCCTTCGACAAGGTCGGCAAGGACGGCGTGATCACCGTCGACGAGTCGAACACCTTCGGCACCGAGCTCGAGTTCACCGAGGGCATGCAGTTCGACAAGGGCTACCTGAGCCCCTACTTCGTCACCGACGCCGACCGCATGGAGGCCGTCCTCGACGATCCTTACATCCTCATCCACAGCGGCAAGATCTCGTCGATGAACGAGCTCCTCCCGCTGCTGGAGAAGGTCATCGCAGCCCGCGGCACCCTGTTCATCGTGGCCGAGGACGTCGACGGCGAAGCGCTCTCGACCCTCGTCGTGAACAAGATCAAGGGCACCTTCACCTCGGTCGCCGTCAAGGCCCCCGCCTTCGGCGATCGTCGCAAGGCCATGCTCGAGGACATCGCCACCCTGACCGGTGGCCAGGTCGTCGCGCCCGAGGTCGGGCTCAAGCTCGACCAGGTCGGCCTCGAGGTGCTCGGCCGTGCCCGCCGCGTCGTCGTCACCAAGGACAACACCACCATCGTCGACGGCGCTGGTGAGTCCGATGAGGTCGCCGCCCGCGTCGCGCAGCTGCGCGCCGAGATCGAGCGCACCGACTCCGACTGGGACCGCGAGAAGCTCCAGGAGCGCGTCGCGAAGCTCGCCGGTGGCGTGTGTGTGATCAAGGTCGGCGCCGCCACCGAGGTGGAGCTGAAGGAGAAGAAGCACCGCATCGAGGACGCCGTGTCCGCGACCCGCGCCGCCATCGAGGAGGGCATCGTCGCCGGTGGCGGCTCCGCCCTCATCCACGCCGGAGCCGTCCTCAAGGACGGCCTCGGTCTCGAGGGCGACGAGGCTGCCGGCGTGCAGGTCGTCGCCAAATCGGTCGTCGAGCCGCTGCGCTGGATCGCCGAGAACGGCGGCCAGGCCGGCTACGTCATCACGACCAAGGTCGCCGAGATGGAGGTCGGTCACGGCTACAACGCCAAGATCGACGAGTACCAGAACCTCATCGAGAACGGCGTCATCGACCCCGTCAAGGTGACCCGTTCGGCACTGGCCAACGCGGCCTCGATCGCCTCCCTGCTGCTCACCACGGAGACCCTCGTGGTGGACAAGCGCGAGGACGACGACGACAAGTGA